Proteins encoded by one window of Xenopus tropicalis strain Nigerian chromosome 6, UCB_Xtro_10.0, whole genome shotgun sequence:
- the ccn3 gene encoding CCN family member 3 gives MTPCLALCFILLLQQVASQRCPSQCDQCPEEPPSCAPSVPLVLDGCACCPVCARQEGESCSEMHPCQEDKGLYCEFNADPRTEAGICMALEGNNCIFDGVVYRNRATFQPSCKYHCTCLNGHIGCVPRCNLDLMLPGPDCPFPRRVKVPGECCEKWVCDSKEEMAIGGFAMAAYRPEATLGIDASDMFTCIAQTTEWSACSKTCGMGVSSRVTNRNPRCEMQKQIRLCMVRPCEEEPGWHMEKKGKRCVRMRKTTKPIHLHYKNCSSVQPYKPKFCGQCSDGRCCTPHTTKTMHVEFECPQKRIIKKPVMVVSTCVCHYNCPRDASLLQVDNARFPGLNTNLHL, from the exons ATGACTCCCTGCCTGGCTCTCTGCTTCATCCTCCTCCTACAACAA GTGGCGTCACAGAGATGCCCGTCCCAGTGTGACCAGTGTCCTGAGGAACCACCCAGCTGCGCCCCCTCCGTGCCACTCGTACTAGATGGTTGTGCCTGCTGCCCAGTGTGTGCCCGGCAGGAGGGAGAGAGCTGCTCTGAGATGCACCCCTGCCAAGAGGACAAAGGGCTTTACTGTGAATTCAATGCAGACCCGAGGACAGAGGCTGGCATCTGCATGG CTCTGGAAGGCAACAACTGCATCTTTGATGGGGTGGTGTATCGCAACAGAGCGACCTTCCAGCCCAGCTGTAAATACCATTGTACTTGCCTGAACGGCCACATTGGCTGCGTGCCCCGCTGTAACCTCGACTTGATGCTCCCTGGCCCCGACTGCCCTTTCCCAAGGAGGGTGAAGGTGCCCGGCGAATGCTGCGAGAAGTGGGTTTGTGATTCCAAAGAGGAGATGGCGATCGGTGGCTTTGCCATGGCCG CCTACAGACCAGAGGCCACTCTCGGGATCGATGCCTCGGACATGTTCACGTGCATTGCCCAGACGACAGAATGGAGTGCTTGCTCCAAGACGTGCGGAATGGGCGTCTCCTCTAGGGTGACCAACCGCAACCCTCGCTGTGAGATGCAGAAACAGATCCGCCTGTGCATGGTGAGGCCTTGTGAGGAGGAGCCTGGGTGGCACATGGAGAAG AAAGGGAAGAGATGTGTGCGAATGAGAAAGACGACCAAACCCATCCACCTTCACTACAAGAACTGCAGCAGCGTCCAGCCGTATAAGCCCAAGTTCTGCGGGCAGTGTAGCGACGGCCGCTGCTGCACTCCTCACACCACCAAGACCATGCACGTGGAGTTTGAGTGCCCTCAGAAACGGATCATTAAGAAACCAGTCATGGTGGTCAGTACGTGTGTGTGCCATTACAACTGCCCACGGGACGCCAGCCTGCTGCAGGTGGATAACGCAAGGTTTCCTGGCCTGAACACCAATTTACATTTATAG